The genomic window AAAAGTTATTCTCCAAAAGcaatgcctccaagaaggaaacaatgcacaagcgTTGTCATCGCCGATCGAAGATCCTGGGTTTTCACCCTGGTGAAAGTCCAAGtttccaaaacaatgccttcaacaaggccatTGCCAAGTACAATCAACGAAGGCCAGACTTTAGTTTTCACCCTGGAAACCGCGACTCGATACTCAAGGAGCACCACCAAAAATGCAGCCCGCCTGTGCTGCCACCTCCTCTTGCTAGGCTGGTGCTGCAAGTCATCAAACGCCTGGCACGCAGGAAGAACCTGTGCCACATAGTCTTCATTGCCGCCAATACACATCTCCGCCATTATTAACCTTCGATCGCAACCAACATGACTTTCTCCACCTCTATCAATTTCATGGAAATCTATATTTAGACATGTCCCGTGACAACGCCCAGAAGGCGAAGCTTCTCTCGATGCCCTCATGAAGCCTCATTGGCTGAAGGTGAGGGCGCACACAACTGGATCAATTCCACTCTAGATATCTAGTGTCCTCAGGAACCAATCATCGGAGATCTTTGACACGAAGACCGGAACTCATCATCAGCCAGATCGAGGAGGCCGACATCAAACAGATCGGCTACTTGGTGCAAAAAGACGAGCAGGGCCAATCCACCTTTATTCCCAAGCCAGCGGCCCCCACGCCACCAAGTTGCTGCCGGGGAGGAGACAAGGCCACCACTCGTCTTCGGTGGTGAGCAGATGGAGCAAAAGATGTACGTGGCACCAGATCAGAGGCTGTGCCACTGCCTCCCTAGCATATGTGCCATGCGCTTGACGCGAACAGCCGCATCCAGACCGCGACCCGCGGGTCTAAATCGGGCCTAGGACGGGTCTGCGCCACCGTCACCCGCATGTCACGGATCAGTGCGCCAAAGAGCCATCTGGTCGCTCCGCCAAAGGTCAACGTTCTTCCCCGCAGACCTCCCTGCACGCACGCCGTACACCATGCTCCTCCACCCCGAGGCACAGCTGATGCACGCCGCTATTCGGCAGGacgggcgccgccgccggcggtgaCCGCGACCAAGGATATTCGAGATGGGTAGGGGttgactagggtttcggggggccTCCAGAGTCGCTCAAGCAGAAGCGACCAGGGAGGCGCATTCATGATACAAGCTATGATActcccattgtgaccagcctcacCACTTTGCTTGCATCCTTGACCCTCGCGCTTGCATGCAGTCGTTTCTTTCTTGGTAAGttaacccccccccctccacaATCACTAAACGCAATGCCAGCTGATCTAAGCCAAAAAGTAGGCCTTTAACTACTGCGGGCCTAAAAAATCAGGACTCTCCTCCGTGGCCCTCCGGCCCTTTAAACCCGGATAGAGGTAGTAGCACACAATGTTGCCACTTAGGCGGTAGGCAGCAGGACGCCACATTAGGGTGCACAAGCACCCACGCCGAGATTGCATTGTTTCCTGGGTGCCACGGCCGTGTTTTTTTGTCATCGGAACTTACCTGCCTTCTTGTTGAGCGCTGCTATGCGTACGATCAAATTTTATACGATTTTGCGTACGAGCAGACTGTTCTGGTGTAGTGGGCCCAAACGTTGGGAACGGGCCTGTGTCTTGTCATATAAAATCGTATGGGAAAAAATCATACGCAAGGCAGTTTCGCTTCTAGTTTCACCCCGGTCCCTTGAAATGCGAGGACCCGCCATAATCTGGTGACAATGACACATGCACATTATTCACTTCTTGCAGGCGTTGTTGTTTGAAATGCATTTCTCAGAGTGTGTTGATGTTTGATGTTGCATGTTGTAGTTCAATCAAAGAGTTTTAGAGGTCGTGTTTTATTCTATCTTCTGTGTGCGTTTCAGTGTTGACCGTGTGCATTGTAATCATGCTTGAGGCTGCGTGTGCACTCATGATGTTTATATTCTCCTTTACAGCATTATGagttgcgaaccaacctgtggttgagatggttaggtggacagtagtatccccaacccatcagggttcaaatcctggtgctcgcattattcctggatttatttcaggattttcggcgatgcgctttcagtgggagaagacgttcccgtcgacgacgaggcgcctatggtgacttcataaatctcaagatgatatgccggcttagtctctcggatgtgctcataggggtagggtgtgcgtgtgtgcgttcataaggatgagtgtatacgcgtgtatataagcgcttgtgcctgtactgatgctcaaaaaaaatatTATGAGTTAATAAAAAATGTCTTTTATCAGAAAAACATGGTACATACATATTAGAATTCGCTATTCTTTTCCTCAAAAGAAAATATGATTCTTATTACGGAACAACAGATCATTAAACAAAAATTTGAGAGTACGTTAAGACGTCAAGTTACGTATACGTGTATATAATGAACAATGTAACAAATATTGGTCCCTACGCTTCATCACCTGTGCAGCTACTCAACACTCTTATTGTCCAGTAGTACTGTTTCGAAACAGCTTCGTGCGCCCTGCCAGTGCCATTTTATCTGCCTGCCATCCTCTCAGTACGTGTTTCCTGGCCTCTAACCTAGTAGTAGAGTATATATCAGTCAACGAATAGAACTGCTTTGTTTTAGTTGGCTTTGCAATTCTTGGTCAGGGACCAAAGCCCGTCCCTCCCGTGTGCACCTCGAAGTTAGGCATCAAATGAGCAGAAGCAGCGGCAGCCGCGGCCGCCGCCCTGTTGTTAGGAGGAGCCGCCTGGCTGCTGTACCCGATTAGTGCAGCAGCAGTTGGGCTGTAGAAATCTACCATTCCTGCAGCTTCCTTCAGCATATTGTTGTTGTGGCCATCCTCgtggtgatgacggtgatgatcgCTAGTTGCACCTGCACCGCCGCCCGTGATGATATTGCCCGCCGTGATGGCGGCGTCCCTGACAGCGGCAGCCGTCGAGCCGCCGCACTGCCGTGGCTGCGTCTGATAGAACACCTTGGAGACGACGAGCTCGCCATCCttctcctcctcatcggagccTAGGTGGTATtgatgcatcacccagttggtcttCTCCGGCTTGCGCTGCTTGCCGTAGTTGGTATAGAGGACGAGGATCTTTTTGTACCCCTTGAGCTTGCCCTCGGTGAATACGGGGCGGGTCTTGCCCGTTTTGTGCCACCTCGTCTCGCCGCCCTGCTCGTCGGTGTGCACCTTGCGCCGCTTCCTAGTCCCCGTCGTATACGCCTTTGATGGACGGTGGAAGAAGTGGCGGATCAGGCCGTCCTTGCCAACTCCTGAAACGAACAAAGTGAATAAACGTGTTGCAAACGGGCTACAAGCGTAAATTCAAGAAGGTGTCTAGCTCTCATCGTAGATGAGAAATAACCAAGTATCATCTAATTCCTACACTATTTGATTTCATCCGGAGAATTGtatggatttttttcttttcttttcttatttgaTTAATTAAGTGGTGTAGGAGTTAGATATGAGAGCTTTGTTAATTTTCATCTAGATGAGATTTAGCAAACTCGTAAACTCAATCCATTGTATATAAGAAACATGCATGTGTATAACTCGCGGTACCTTTTATAGTACAAAACAAAACACTACCGTAACTTTATTTTGTAGGAACAAAACACTAAGTTTGTTGATCAAATGAAAACATTTCACCGAAGAATCTGAAATTAATAGGAGCATAGAAAAAGAAAGATACTTTGAGACGCGCGCCGTAGGGTCAAGAACGAAATGACTTTGTAGTTTATGCCCATGCACGGGGCATTGTATAATGTGCACTCACATTTGTGGTGCTATCAGTGCACTGGATAGCGTAGCACATAAATGTTTGTAAAAACTAAAAACCATCTAGCAGATTGACACAACATCGATGTATGTTGTCACAAAATTTCATATCTAATTTGAgacattgctcgagatacaaaaatgataaatttgGCATCAATTCTgtaatgggccaaatctaaagcctAACTTATATCATGTAATATTCAGTGTCAATTTTGACTTTTTTTCGAGCAATGTTGtaaattttgatttgattttttcaaaacatacattgatgttgtgtgaaTATGCTTTTTTATCTTTTATACATTTTGAAATATACTACGGGAGTTTAGTGCATCACAAACACCTGTGCACCAGATATTCTCCCTGCATACACAAAGTAACCATGCATATGGCATTAATCCCAAGCAAATAGGCCCAAATGTGTTTCTTCCGCAGACTCAAGCGAATATTCTTTTTCCAGTTCTATCAAGTGTTTCCGTTTAAAAAAATCTGAAGTGTGCAACCTTAGTCCAGAAATGTGCAGCTTACAGGTGTAGGtttctaaatttgaatttgcaaacaAGCTTTAAAATGGGTAGCTACCTAACCGATCAATATATAACAAGTGTTCAAGTTCTCCAACAAATAAGAATCCACTCAATTCGACTAATTTCTCCCTATACAATGTTTAATTAAGTGTACTTGTCAGAGAGATAAAAATACACTTGATGCTAAAAAGGAAAAACTATTTTtacaacctaaacaaaattctaatgTTTGGAAAGATAGAAGCTAGTTCAACTAAAGAGCTCAACAGTGTTTGCATTTCGCCAGATCGGTATGCAACCAAAGAGAGTAAAGTGAATTCGATGATTTTTCATAATATATTTACTTCACAAGCTATAAATAACGCAGTCAATTTCTGAGCCGTTAGGCGTGCGGGAGATCTGTGCAGAATTGCTTGTTTTGAGAATTAGGAACAAGAAATCATCGTCCGCCAGAGTTAGAACCCACAACCTTAGTTAGCATTCCTTGTCCAGGGCACTCTTAGCAGACTAGTTTCTTGCGAGTAAATGTAGCTTAGTCTTTTGTATTTGTATTTGTATTTGTAAGGGTTTTTATTGTTATTTTTGTTAACAACTTTTTGAATCTTTCTATTTTGTTTTGATTCTGTTTATTATACTTTTTAAAGTTATGCAATTTCATGCTTATTTGTGTGCAAGTGAACATCTTTTGCATGCAGTTACACTTTTTGGGTTTGCAGTTTTGCATTTTTGGTTTTGTGTGGAACCAAAATTTAAACAAACTTGCCTGTGTAATTTTGTGTTCAGAAGTGCAAATAATATCATACATTAATTGATGATTTTAGTTCATTAATCAGGGGGTTAGTAAGCATGAACATGAatgaaagaaaagaagaaggaaagaggggagcaGAATCAAATGTGATTTAACAAAGAAAAAGGCAACCATGATATAGACAATCGCTAAAGGAAGACACACACGAGCTTCTTTCCTTGTGAATTGCTTTTCAAACCTGCTAAATTTGCCCTATGTGGTGTAAGCCTACACTTAGGAGTAGCAAGAATAACTGATAATCAAGAGTTCCAAGTTTCTTGAGATAGATTCCATACACATATAACTAGTTTCATCGGCACCTCCCATAGGAAATAAAATATACTTTTCTATATGCAATTTGGACTAGCTAGATTCAAActaaattcatactaaaaacattttcTTGGTAAAAAATATGATAAATTTTGCTCTAATAATTTAGGTTGGGGTCTGAAATACTCATGTGCCCCAAAATTTAAAccttggacccccccccccccccccaacactatATAGTTCTATTACCCAAAAAAGTGTGTTAATTGGTTAAAATGTAGTGTTTGAAACTAAATAGTTTTTAAAAACATGTGGTAAAAGTAAATACTCTTGTGAATGTTTTCATTAACAACTTATAACTAAACAAGTGCACAACAAGGTATTAAATGTATCTATATTTTATTACTAATTCATACATCTTATTAGTTACTACCAACTTATATTTCAACCTCCTTTTCTATACATTTTTTACTAATTCCTACAGAAAAACTAAGTAGGGCATTAATGCTTGGCTTATATTCTGATAAATTAATGATATGTCATTCATCACTCTTTCCATCACAAAATGAAAATAATAGGAGAGGATTGACGTGTGTGCCTGATCTATTGTATATTCTTGTTTGTACCTGCCATGATCAAAATAAGACCTTAAATTTTGGGGTAAAGATAATGCATTCCCGTGAACAAAATGTTTCCACATATATATGttggcaaaataattaaacaatgACCAGCTAGCGTACACACAAATATAAGCATGGAGTGCGGAAGCACGTAACTTTGAGATAAAACAATGCTTCTTAATCTAAAAAATAATGATAATTAAGTAAAAAAAACATCCATATCACAGGTCCTTTTGAATTAAGTTGATATTTCCTTGCTTTAGTCTGATGTTGCGTGCATCCTGCATGACGTAGACATTTGATGGCACCCAATGTGGAATTAATATACTTATGCCATATGTAGGAGAAGCGATTACTTGAAAGGCAACCTTCATGGAGTTATACGTATCGTGCACCAGTGCAAATGCATATGGGCTACGCAGATGCACACCTATATATATTAAACAAAGAAACACAAAACAAATACGCAACACATATGCTTATGCAATTTTCTTTTTGTTCTAGATAGAGTATTGATCAAGCAAGGGCAAGGAAACCAAACTGAAAACgacttaaacccaaatcttgtatCAAAACAAAGAGTTTTAGACGCAGAATCAATCCATATCTAACAAGAGTTTGTGGGCAGTGTCCCATGACGGATCAACAATCACTCTCTCTCGCCCCCGACTTGTCCTAATCCGAAATCCTTTCCTTTTTGAAATCCGGCGCTTTCCCTACCCGTTTGATGTAACGCAAGCTAGCCCCTAGAGCGCGCGCAACTAATAACATGTACAGTACTACGTACGTAACCACGCAGAGACTCACATGGCGGTCGGTCAGATGTTAAACGTGTATGTTGGCGATTGTAGTATTGTAGGACGACGTACGTGTGTGCGAGTGTAACAATACCTGGAAGCCTCTCGGGATGGGTGTAGCAAATGCCGTTCTCTCCCTCGATCGCCGGGATGAACTCGTGGATGAGCGGGTGGAGCTTGCGCGTGTCCAGCCTCGCCTTCCCCTCCAGGTGCTCCAGCAGCTCCTGGTCCGTCGGGTCGAACTTGACGCCGGCCGGCAGCCCAGGCAGATCCTGTATCGTCGCCGCCGCCTGCAACTGATCCATCCATGGAAATGATTGAATAACTGATCATCATATAGTCCTGCTGCGATCTCACTCAGGCTCGGAGAAACAGCAAAGAAAGCTGGCGTGCAGGAGCTGGTACGTACCTGTTCATACTGCGCGTGGTGGCCGCAGGCGGGGCACGTCCTGACGAGGCTGACGTGGGAGGAGGCCTGCtgctggtggtgctgctgcttCTTGGCTGCCGCCGCCGCGACGGCCGCGGCGGAGGCCAGGTTGTTCTCCACGGCGCGCACGTCGTTGAAGCTATTGCACCATGTCATGGCCGGCCGACACGGCACTCCCGCGCCCCACCACCACGTACTTAATGATGATGGATGGAGAGGATATGGAAAGCCTCTTGGTGTCCGCAGCTCCGCTTTGCTAGCCCGTCCCCATATGTGGCAGGATCAAGGCCGGCCCTGCCGGCTGGGAGGGAATGAGTGACAGGGTAAAAAGAGGAGAGGAGATCGAGGGAGATCGGGGCTGGTGGCTGGCTAAAGAGGGCGGGCGAGGAACAAAGCGGCCTGAGAAGAGAACAAAGAGAAAAAGAGGTTAGAGAGGAAGCTTGTCCCTGTTAAAAGCTAGCTACCATTGCCTGCGCTTGTTGCTGCTGGCTGGGTTTCTCTCTCTATCTGGTACAGAGGAATAGAATTCTCACCAACTTTTGGGTTGTTGCTTGCCAAGAAGATCGATCGCCACGAGCGAGCTAGTTGTACTACCAAGTAGAGATGGATTGATGCATGGCTCGATTGATTGATGACGAGAGGCCTGGCACAAAGGAGAAATTAATAAAGAGATCGGAATTCGCGCAAGCAAGATCGGACCGGACAAGATCGCTGCTGCTGCCTACCCCGATCGATAGATGGAACTGCTAGCAGCAGCACCACCAGCTTATGGGTTTGTACGTGTCAAtgtgttgagagagagagagagagagagagagagagagagagagaggggaataTGATAAGAGAAGAAACTAGAGGGGATCCGGGCGAATGATGGGCGGTTGCTTGGCCCTCAAGTCTGGGCAAGCAAGCCGTATACGTGAGCCGGAAACCAGGCGCGGAGCCGGATTCTCTGCGCGCGACCGCGGAACGGGCCGGGCCCCGCTAGCTAGCTATCGCACGCGAGTTGCTGCGTACACATCCACGCATCCATCTGATGTGTACGTCAAGTCCATCCATCGAGTAGTTGTTGACGTGTGTGTGTGGTTGGTATTTACACGTCTCAAAAGCAAAAGACTAGCCGCACACACAGCATATATGCAGCCACAATTAACTAGCTAGCCCAGCATGATCATCGCCAAGGCTTACGTTCCAAGAAAAGCTCGTCATGCTGCATCTGGAGTATCTGCCACGAGCCCACGACCGACCGACCGATCGATCGACCAGCCGGCGGCCGTATTACATTACACCAAACACATGGACGACGGCCCGTCGAAAACAGCACGTGAACCGACCGACCGACTACCACCGATCGAGAGATGTACTTTGGTCTAGCCACTATATATATTTTCTTATACCGGCCGGCCGCTGGCCAGGAAGACCACTGTTCATCGTCGTTGCGACGGAAAAAGGTAAAACCAGCTGCTGCGGGCCGGGCAGTACTACAATTGACGTTGATGGATGGGTGCATCAGCATGCACGTTTTCTCTTTCCTGGGATGCAATTAGTGGGGCGCTCGCTCGCGTGATCACTTGCCAAAACCTTAAGCTACTACCAACAACGGAAATGTACGTACAGTCGCACTCTCGGCCAGGAGAGAGATGCAAGGAACGGCGACAGAGCTAACCGAACCAAACCCAACCCAACGtgtacgtgcgtgcgtgcgtgcttggGATGGGCTGATGGAGGTGGTGGGGAGGAGGaacgaaaagaagaagaaagggaactagTAGAGCTCAAAAAAAGGCGTGGGAGAGGTGCGACGGGGCGCGGGGTGGAGTGGAGATAGGGCAACCGGCTGATTCCTGGCCCTGAGGACGTCCCACCACACACCACACTATGCGCTGCGTGCGCGCGCGTGAGACGGGGAGATTGTGTTGAGGGGGCTGCTAGGGAGGGGGAGATATGTTGGAGAGGGACCTTTTTAGATCCCAGGTCACCGTAGAGTGTCTTGGAAGAGAGACGATACCCCAACGACACAAGACTTGAACCGTCCATCTACCGACCCAGACCCAACCCAGCCCAACTATCCGGCCAGTACAAAGTTAAGCCGGCCGATCAACCCTGATGCATCTGCATGCACAATTGCAGATTTCAACCCCGCCCCACGCGCGTGCTtcgtatttttttttcttttttcattttactccctccgttcctaaatataagtctttgtaaagatttTATTATagactatatacgaagcaaaatgagtgaatttacactcgaaaatgcatctacatacatccgtatatagttcatagtgaaatctcttgCCTGGTTTATCCATGCAGGACCAGAGAGACTATTGAATTATTTCAATACGTACTTAACGGTGGTGGCTCACTACTTAACAGGGCAACGGCCGTTAATTGGCCATGTCGTCTATTTATGACCTAGAGCCTTAATCACTAGTTAACAGGCTGTGGTTTAGCTAGGGTACAACCTCATGTATGTATGACCTAGAGCCTTGAGACACCTGATTTAGTTTCGTATAATGGCCCGATTTGCTCTTCTTGACCCGGCACATGGCCATTCTCCTCAATGTAGTTCCCGGTAACTTAGATCAAGTGTCGCAATTGGCTTCGACAGCGCGACCCACTCTCCCCCTACTTATTTATTATTGTTGCACATGTCCTCCTATGGCTAATTTAGCAAGCTTGCTCCGTTGGGATGATCTATGATCTTTCACCCTCTGGTAGCGGTAGTTGCGTGTCCCATCGTTCTGTATGTCGATGATACTCTCATCATTTGAAATTTATATGCCGACACATTGTGTTGCCTCAAGCATGTCCTTAAGACTTTGCCTCTATCGTCCGGCTCTCGGTTAATTTTGCAAATCGGCAATCGTccatgttgtcggtgtcaaaaccgacagatctcgggtagggggtccaaagttgtgtgtctaaggatcaatggtaacaagggacaatagggacatgatgtttacccaggttcgggccctcttaaaggaggtaaaaccctacgtcctacttgattgtattcggtgtgtataaggattacaagagttgatctacctcaagatcgtgaAGGCTAAACCCTAACTGTCTAGCCTATGATCCTTCCCCTTTCTGCGGACctaacccttcggtttatatacacacggaggggcctagggttgtacaaagttggtttgcAGAGGAAAGAAGTATTACACGTGGACACTGAACTTGCCGTTCTACACACATAGGAGTTCTACCTAGACACGGGGGATAGTCTTCTGTTttgtcttcacggcccatcagtccagcccatatcgaatagaccggacacccgaggaccccctaatccaggactccctcacatgtgcATGTTCCCTCTGAGGCTACCATCCACCTTGTGTCTAGCTTCCCTCAAACTTACTTCGGTCTACCTCTCTCCGTGATAAAGATCCACATCTCGACGTTTGCAACGCCTCTAATCAATAAAATTTACAAATAGCTCATTTGCTTTCCCTTGAGGGAGGGGAGGTGATTCCCTGTGATGTTGTCCTCAACtccctccactactagggaaaaccctactagtagcgcgggtattttgcctatcagtagcgcgggacgacgtgctactgataaggcgctacagctaacgtgcaGCAGTAGCGCATgtcatcccacgctactgctatacatggctggCAGTAGCGCGCTTTAGTGCAGAGCACTGTTGCTAATATCTGTAgcgctttttagcaggaagcgctactggtaagggagcgctactgctaactttgttccccttgctactgctagttttattagtttctgtttttttttgcatatttgttttgtatttgaataggctttatacaataacctttagcatatcatacacatacaaatgtaatcatagcatatacatacaaatagtctcatcaaatcatgtcatcatcataatcatcatccaacacaaagtggtctctcatcatcatctcgaaaatagcgatacaagtctcgattacttgcaactacatcgtcatccatctaaacaatgatatacgtgagaagagctatcactatgagtgagagcagaactatgcagtacatgagttcgtatccctctctcgcattagcgtgaacctaaactaactactggctgtcgctcggaaatcgaaaatcggtacacctgggcc from Triticum aestivum cultivar Chinese Spring chromosome 3B, IWGSC CS RefSeq v2.1, whole genome shotgun sequence includes these protein-coding regions:
- the LOC123070320 gene encoding NAC domain-containing protein 73; its protein translation is MTWCNSFNDVRAVENNLASAAAVAAAAAKKQQHHQQQASSHVSLVRTCPACGHHAQYEQLQAAATIQDLPGLPAGVKFDPTDQELLEHLEGKARLDTRKLHPLIHEFIPAIEGENGICYTHPERLPGVGKDGLIRHFFHRPSKAYTTGTRKRRKVHTDEQGGETRWHKTGKTRPVFTEGKLKGYKKILVLYTNYGKQRKPEKTNWVMHQYHLGSDEEEKDGELVVSKVFYQTQPRQCGGSTAAAVRDAAITAGNIITGGGAGATSDHHRHHHEDGHNNNMLKEAAGMVDFYSPTAAALIGYSSQAAPPNNRAAAAAAAASAHLMPNFEVHTGGTGFGP